From Pan paniscus chromosome 9, NHGRI_mPanPan1-v2.0_pri, whole genome shotgun sequence, the proteins below share one genomic window:
- the LOC129393450 gene encoding RNA polymerase II subunit A C-terminal domain phosphatase SSU72 like protein 2-like, with protein sequence MLSSTLRVAVVCVSNVNRSMEAHSILRRKGLSVRSFGTESHVRLPGPRPHRPVVYDFATTYKEMYNDLLRKDRECYTRNGILHILGRNERIKPGPERFQDCTDFFDVIFTCEERVYDTVVEDLCSREQQTFQPVHVINMDIQDTLEDATLGAFLICEICQCLQQSDDMEDNLEELLLQMEEKAGKSFLHTVCFY encoded by the coding sequence ATGCTCTCCTCCACACTCAGGGTGGCTGTGGTGTGCGTGAGCAATGTCAACAGGAGCATGGAGGCCCACAGCATCCTCAGGAGAAAAGGGCTAAGTGTCCGGTCTTTTGGAACTGAATCTCATGTGAGGCTACCAGGACCAAGACCCCATCGTCCTGTAGTTTATGATTTTGCAACAACATATAAGGAGATGTACAATGACCTCCTCAGGAAAGATAGAGAATGCTACACCCGCAACGGAATCTTACACATCTtgggaagaaatgagagaatcaAGCCCGGTCCAGAAAGATTTCAGGACTGCACTGATTTCTTTGATGTCATCTTCACCTGTGAGGAGAGGGTCTATGACACAGTGGTGGAAGATCTGTGTTCCAGAgaacagcagacctttcagccTGTGCACGTGATCAACATGGACATCCAAGATACCCTGGAAGATGCCACGCTGGgagctttcctcatctgtgagattTGCCAGTGCCTGCAGCAGTCAGACGACATGGAAGACAATCTGGAGGAGCTGCTGCTGCAAAtggaggagaaggcaggaaaaagcTTTCTTCACACCGTCTGCTTCTACTGA
- the LOC117975122 gene encoding RNA polymerase II subunit A C-terminal domain phosphatase SSU72 like protein 2-like, which translates to MLFSTLRVAVVCVSNVNRSMEAHSILRRKGLSVRSFGTESHVRLPGPRPHRPVVYDFATTYKEMYNDLLRKDRECYTRNGILHILGRNERIKPGPERFQDCTDFFDVIFTCEERVYDTVVEDLCSREQQTFQPVHVINMDIQDTLEDATLGAFLICEICQCLQQSDDMEDNLEELLLQMEEKAGKSFLHTVCFY; encoded by the coding sequence ATGCTCTTCTCCACACTCAGGGTGGCTGTGGTGTGCGTGAGCAATGTCAACAGGAGCATGGAGGCCCACAGCATCCTCAGGAGAAAAGGGCTAAGTGTCCGGTCTTTTGGAACTGAATCTCATGTGAGGCTACCAGGACCAAGACCCCATCGTCCTGTAGTTTATGATTTTGCAACAACATATAAGGAGATGTACAATGACCTCCTCAGGAAAGATAGAGAATGCTACACCCGCAACGGAATCTTACACATCTtgggaagaaatgagagaatcaAGCCTGGTCCAGAAAGATTTCAGGACTGCACTGATTTCTTTGATGTCATCTTCACCTGTGAGGAGAGGGTCTATGACACAGTGGTGGAAGATCTGTGTTCCAGAgaacagcagacctttcagccTGTGCACGTGATCAACATGGACATCCAAGATACCCTGGAAGATGCCACGCTGGgagctttcctcatctgtgagattTGCCAGTGCCTGCAGCAGTCAGATGACATGGAAGACAATCTAGAGGAGCTGCTGTTGCAAAtggaggagaaggcaggaaaaagcTTTCTTCACACCGTCTGCTTCTACTGA